Proteins co-encoded in one Gossypium arboreum isolate Shixiya-1 chromosome 11, ASM2569848v2, whole genome shotgun sequence genomic window:
- the LOC108479162 gene encoding uncharacterized protein LOC108479162 produces MMAQGASNCLFLSPLFLLLLICSSVEISTRVAAFYVEVSTMVDFVGKRLIGEEKKGFVYSRRELIGVKKTAQHDLIIPPPATFPTPNIITVPATNPVETPAAIPATTPVTVPSTNPNNPTTVPVTNPVTTPAPITVPGAGAQQPVTNPVTTYPAPTGGVPASTPVTTNPLPPPVSTNAPAVPGQSWCVAKTGASETSLQTALDYACGIADCSQIQQGANCYNPNTLQNHASYAFNSYYQKNPLPTSCDFGGTAAIVNTNPSSGSCIYPSSASASQSTPTATPMTPSSTSTGAGVPGSVVPPSVLNSSTPGSGSTTTSVFGSDIPPTVSTSMSVSVSLQPPFTCIILLTMTSFVAGFIFKN; encoded by the exons ATGATGGCTCAAGGGGCTTCTAATTGCCTCTTTTTATCCCctttgtttcttcttcttcttatctgCTCTTCTG TTGAGATTTCAACTAGGGTAGCTGCATTTTATGTTGAGGTATCAACAATGGTGGATTTTGTGGGAAAACGGCTTATTGGGGAAGAAAAGAAGGGCTTTGTTTATTCTCGTAGGGAGCTTATTGGTGTTAAAAAAACAGCTCAGCATGATCTTATCATCCCTCCACCGGCGACCTTTCCGACACCGAATATCATCACCGTGCCTGCTACGAATCCTGTTGAAACACCGGCGGCGATCCCGGCTACGACGCCGGTCACGGTGCCCTCTACGAATCCTAACAACCCGACAACTGTACCGGTCACGAATCCAGTCACGACGCCTGCGCCTATCACGGTGCCGGGTGCAGGGGCACAGCAGCCGGTGACGAATCCGGTAACGACTTATCCGGCCCCGACGGGTGGTGTCCCGGCGAGCACACCGGTGACAACAAATCCACTCCCACCACCTGTTAGTACAAATGCCCCTGCAGTTCCAGggcagagttggtgtgtagctaAGACCGGTGCTTCGGAGACTTCACTTCAAACGGCTTTGGATTACGCTTGCGGCATCGCCGATTGCTCGCAGATCCAACAAGGCGCTAACTGTTATAATCCAAACACATTGCAGAACCATGCATCGTATGCTTTCAATAGCTATTATCAGAAGAATCCGTTGCCAACTAGTTGTGACTTTGGTGGCACGGCAGCCATTGTGAACACTAATCCAA GCAGTGGATCCTGCATTTACCCATCCTCGGCCTCAGCATCGCAATCGACTCCGACAGCAACACCGATGACACCGTCATCAACATCAACAGGGGCAGGTGTACCAGG CTCGGTCGTCCCACCTTCGGTTTTGAACTCAAGCACCCCTGGCTCAGGCTCGACTACCACCAGTGTTTTCGGTTCCGATATCCCTCCTACTGTCAGCACATCGATGTCCGTATCAGTCAGTTTGCAACCTCCTTTTACTTGCATCATTCTACTGACAATGACATCTTTTGTTGCTGGATTCATCTTTAAAAATTGA
- the LOC108479163 gene encoding pentatricopeptide repeat-containing protein At1g63330-like: MKQESCINVRQTHWPSTGTSLDLGSLILRSVVSSPLSLFPSLFICCNIPPNPMVLKLSTLKLKFPNKIPPWLNFPGRYFSLSYAATLRPKPETDTDPQSLDNYEEKIGFLKNNLHPDNLIRVLDKTQDSNSALKIFKWAALQKSFNHTPDTYYHISLKLGLAGNVKEMDNFCLNLARDKCVGSREALASLVHSFVRHSRLNEAIRILGNMTLCGLNPSVDVFNDLLCALVKKTDFQNVLFVYKEMVKGGIVPTVGTLNSLLEILFETNRVESGLNQFRRMNKKGCSPNVRTFEIVIKGLVLNNRVDDAVLILHEMLELKYQPDVCFYTCIIPLFCQENRLEQGTQLFQQMRAANLVPNSVICRELVHCLCMNLHLDEAINILEEMIEISEIPPLDSFVDVMNGFCEAKRYNEAMCFLENNCGNLVSPHKALLEGCCKAGNFFLGISLLEKMSERGIADCDCWNILLNWICENASIKKAYELLGRMIVRSVVPDCGTYAALVVGNCNLNNYEDALELFHYIRSKFWVLDSKCYSRLVEGLCRLNRIEEAVLVYYYMSKSQCPLEVSTFNLMIEATCDAGKVDEAVKLRSLAYYSGTSCSSATYIIIMLALLKSERAKDVLVMFSQMVIRGCKVHAEVYCILIRSMCALNRFKDCALFCKLMINEDLMPDSGTIHDLLSCLTNHSQLHLVSKDIDKIISRMDNLDSTMFNLLINGLWKEGCRSEARNLLDVMLERGFVPDATTHSLFVGSDVEGVTSRGRPTYENPMDEDNVSNILVEALGK, from the coding sequence ATGAAGCAAGAATCATGTATTAACGTAAGGCAAACTCACTGGCCGTCGACCGGCACTAGCTTGGACCTTGGTTCATTGATTCTCAGGTCAGTCGTCTCGTCCCCTCTTTCTCTCTTTCCCAGTCTGTTTATATGTTGTAATATACCTCCAAACCCAATGGTGTTAAAGCTTTCGACCCTTAAACTAAAATTTCCCAACAAAATCCCGCCATGGCTCAACTTCCCTGGCCGCTATTTCTCCCTTTCGTACGCCGCAACTCTCCGGCCGAAGCCAGAAACCGACACTGACCCTCAATCGCTTGACAATTATGAAGAAAAGATAGGGTTTTTAAAGAATAATCTACACCCGGATAACTTAATCCGCGTTCTGGATAAAACCCAAGATTCGAATTCAGCTCTCAAGATATTCAAATGGGCTGCTTTGCAGAAAAGCTTTAACCACACCCCTGATACGTATTACCACATCAGTTTAAAATTGGGTTTGGCTGGAAATGTTAAAGAAATGGACAATTTTTGTCTAAATTTGGCGAGAGACAAATGTGTAGGTTCGAGGGAGGCTCTTGCTTCATTGGTTCATTCATTCGTTAGGCATTCTAGGCTCAATGAGGCAATTCGGATTCTTGGGAACATGACATTATGTGGGTTAAATCCCTCTGTTgatgtttttaatgatttattgtgTGCTCTTGTTAAGAAAACAGATTTTCAAAATGTCTTGTTTGTTTACAAGGAGATGGTGAAAGGGGGAATTGTGCCCACAGTTGGTACTTTGAACTCTTTGTTGGAGATATTGTTTGAGACTAATAGGGTCGAATCGGGTTTGAATCAGTTTAGGAGGATGAACAAGAAAGGTTGTAGTCCTAATGTTAGGACCTTCGAGATTGTTATTAAAGGTCTTGTTTTGAATAATAGAGTTGATGATGCAGTGCTCATTTTGCATGAAATGTTGGAGCTAAAGTATCAGCCTGATGTGTGTTTTTATACCTGTATTATCCCTTTGTTTTGTCAAGAGAACAGATTAGAACAAGGAACGCAGCTGTTTCAGCAGATGAGAGCGGCTAATTTGGTGCCGAATTCAGTCATTTGCAGGGAATTGGTTCATTGTTTATGTATGAACCTTCATCTAGATGAAGCTATTAACATTCTTGAAGAGATGATAGAAATCAGTGAGATTCCTCCCCTTGATTCATTTGTGGATGTAATGAATGGTTTTTGTGAAGCCAAAAGATACAATGAAGCAATGTGTTTCTTGGAGAATAACTGTGGTAACTTAGTTTCTCCACATAAAGCATTGCTTGAAGGTTGTTGTAAGGCTGGTAATTTTTTTCTAGGAATAAGTCTTCTTGAGAAGATGTCTGAGAGAGGTATAGCTGATTGTGATTGTTGGAACATTTTACTCAATTGGATTTGTGAGAATGCGAGCATCAAGAAAGCTTATGAGCTTCTTGGAAGAATGATTGTACGGTCCGTAGTTCCTGATTGTGGCACGTACGCAGCTCTTGTTGTAGGTAATTGTAATCTGAACAACTACGAGGATGCTTTGGAGCTATTTCATTATATTCGGTCCAAATTCTGGGTTTTGGACTCTAAATGTTATTCTAGGCTAGTTGAAGGTCTTTGCAGGCTAAACAGGATTGAAGAGGCTGTCTTGGTATATTATTACATGTCTAAAAGTCAATGTCCCCTTGAAGTCTCCACATTCAACCTGATGATTGAGGCCACATGTGATGCCGGAAAGGTGGATGAAGCAGTCAAGCTGAGGTCATTGGCTTATTATTCTGGTACTTCCTGCTCTAGTGCGACTTACATCATCATAATGCTTGCCTTGCTTAAATCCGAAAGGGCTAAAGACGTCTTGGTAATGTTTTCCCAAATGGTGATCAGGGGTTGTAAAGTTCATGCAGAAGTATACTGTATTCTAATACGAAGTATGTGTGCACTGAATAGATTTAAGGATTGTGCTTTATTTTGCAAGCTAATGATTAATGAGGACCTCATGCCTGATTCGGGGACAATACATGACCTTCTCTCTTGTTTAACTAACCATTCTCAGTTACATTTGGTGTCAAAAGATATCGATAAAATTATTTCTAGAATGGATAACTTGGATTCAACTATGTTTAATCTGCTGATTAATGGCCTATGGAAAGAAGGTTGCCGGAGTGAGGCTCGGAATTTATTAGATGTGATGTTGGAAAGGGGTTTTGTCCCGGATGCTACAACTCATTCGTTGTTCGTTGGATCCGATGTTGAAGGGGTAACAAGTAGGGGAAGACCAACATATGAAAATCCGATGGATGAAGATAATGTTAGCAACATCCTTGTTGAGGCATTGGGGAAGTGA
- the LOC108479164 gene encoding uncharacterized protein LOC108479164: MATKRVIAVCQSGGEFEIDKNGVMLYKGGDAHAIDLDDQTKFDDFKKELAEMFNFNMSTMSVKYFLPGNKKTLISISNDKDLKRLIKFHGNSTTVDVFILMEENVPHDVSNMPASRSSRTTLSEAVAPAPDPAPAPAPAPALVSLDPPLDVMDDTTRPNIPLAASLDIVDATNHIDPHIDLAPEFSSILPLAKTTQQWQNTITGVGQRFTGVQEFRETLRKYAIAHQFAFRYKKNDSHRVTVKCRAEGCPWRIHASRLSTTQLICIKKMNPTHTCEGAALTTGHQATRSWVASIIKERLKVFPTYKPKDIVQDIKQEFGIQLNYFQAWRGKEIAREQLQGSYKDAYSQLPLFCERIMETNPGSCATFSTKEDSSFHRLFIAFHASLSGFLQGCRPLLFLDSIPLNSKYQGTLLAATAADGNDDVFPVAFSVVDAETDENWYWFLLELKAALSTSCPITFVADIQKGLRESISEIFKGSFHGYCLRYLTEQLIRDLKGQFSHEMKRLMIDDLYNAALAPKPEAFHSYINSIKKISLEAYNWIIQSEPQYWANSYFQGARYNHMASNFGELFYSWVSDAHELPITQMVDVIRQRVMELIYSRRAESDHWVSRLTPCMEEKLEKESLKVRTLQVRTLQVLPTSGCEFEVHGDSTTEMVDMDRWDCSCKGWQLTALPCSHAIAVISCIGRSPYDFCSRYFTTESYRLTYAESIQPIPDVERPLQKDTSSALVTVTPPPTRRPPGRPTTKKVGTPEVMKRQLQCSRCKGLGHNKSTCKELL; the protein is encoded by the exons ATGGCTACCAAAAGGGTGATAGCGGTTTGTCAGTCTGGTGGTGAGTTTGAGATTGATAAGAATGGGGTGATGTTGTATAAAGGCGGAGATGCTCATGCGATAGACCTTGATGATCAAACGAAGTTCGACGACTTCAAGAAGGAACTAGCAGAAATGTTTAATTTTAACATGAGTACTATGTCTGTTAAATACTTCCTCCCTGGTAATAAAAAGACTCTCATCAGTATCTCCAATGACAAGGATTTAAAGCGGTTAATAAAATTTCATGGGAATTCCACCACTGTCGATGTGTTTATCCTAATGGAGGAAAATGTTCCTCATGATGTTTCCAACATGCCAGCCAGTAG GTCTAGCAGGACAACTTTGTCTGAAGCAGTGGCTCCAGCTCCGGATCCGGCTCCGGCTCCGGCTCCAGCTCCGGCTCTGGTTTCGCTTGATCCACCTCTAGATGTTATGGATGATACCACTCGACCGAATATTCCTCTTGCGGCCTCTCTTGATATTGTTGATGCTACCAATCATATTGATCCACACATTGATCTAGCACCTGAGTTTTCATCTATTCTTCCTCTTGCTAAAACCACTCAGCAGTGGCAGAATACAATTACAGGGGTGGGGCAACGATTCACTGGTGTTCAGGAATTTCGCGAGACATTACGTAAATATGCCATTGCACATCAGTTCGCATTCAGGTATAAAAAGAACGATAGTCACCGTGTGACTGTTAAGTGCAGAGCAGAAGGCTGCCCTTGGAGAATCCATGCATCAAGGTTGTCAACCACTCAGCTGATATGTATCAAGAAGATGAATCCAACACATACTTGTGAAGGGGCTGCTTTGACCACCGGGCATCAAGCAACGAGGAGTTGGGTAGCTAGTATAATCAAGGAGAGGTTAAAAGTTTTCCCAACTTACAAACCCAAGGATATTGTACAAGACATTAAACAGGAGTTTGGCATACAACTGAACTACTTTCAGGCTTGGCGTGGGAAAGAAATTGCTAGAGAGCAGCTTCAGGGTTCATACAAGGATGCATATAGTCAGTTACCACTTTTCTGCGAGAGGATAATGGAGACCAATCCAGGCAGTTGTGCTACATTCTCCACTAAGGAAGACTCTAGTTTTCATCGCCTCTTTATCGCATTCCATGCTTCTCTGTCCGGCTTTCTACAAGGTTGCAGACCTCTCCTTTTTCTTGATAGCATACCCTTGAATTCCAAATATCAAGGTACCTTGTTGGCAGCAACCGCTGCGGATGGGAATGATGATGTATTTCCTGTTGCCTTTTCTGTCGTTGATGCTGAAACTGATGAGAACTGGTATTGGTTTTTGTTAGAACTGAAAGCTGCCCTGTCAACATCTTGTCCTATAACATTTGTTGCAGACATACAGAAGGGTTTACGGGAGTCGATCTCTGAAATTTTCAAGGGATCATTTCATGGTTATTGTCTCCGATACTTAACTGAACAGCTCATTAGAGACTTGAAAGGGCAGTTTTCCCATGAGATGAAACGGCTCATGATTGACGACCTTTATAATGCAGCTTTGGCACCTAAACCTGAAGCCTTCCATTCGTATATCAACAGCATCAAAAAAATTTCACTGGAAGCTTACAATTGGATCATTCAGAGTGAGCCCCAATACTGGGCAAATTCATATTTCCAGGGTGCTAGATATAACCATATGGCATCAAACTTTGGGGAACTCTTTTATAGTTGGGTGTCAGATGCACACGAATTACCTATAACTCAGATGGTTGATGTCATACGGCAAAGGGTTATGGAGTTAATTTATTCCCGCAGGGCTGAGTCTGATCATTGGGTAAGTAGGCTTACTCCATGCATGGAGGAAAAATTGGAAAAGGAGAGCTTGAAAGTGCGTACGCTTCAAGTGCGTACGCTTCAAGTGCTTCCGACTTCTGGTTGCGAATTTGAGGTCCATGGTGATTCCACCACTGAAATGGTTGACATGGATCGATGGGATTGCAGTTGTAAAGGTTGGCAACTTACAGCTTTACCATGTTCTCATGCTATTGCCGTTATCAGTTGCATTGGACGAAGCCCGTATGACTTTTGCTCCAGATACTTTACAACCGAGAGCTACAGGTTAACCTATGCAGAGTCTATACAACCTATTCCAGATGTGGAGAGACCTCTGCAGAAGGATACTTCATCAGCTCTAGTGACTGTAACTCCTCCTCCAACACGCCGTCCACCGGGTAGGCCCACCACAAAAAAAGTTGGAACACCAGAGGTAATGAAGCGTCAACTACAGTGCAGTAGATGCAAGGGTTTAGGGCACAACAAGTCCACTTGCAAAGAGCTCTTGTAG